A genomic region of Streptomyces rimosus contains the following coding sequences:
- a CDS encoding protein meaA, with protein MTERHKDRPWLMRTYAGHSTAEASNALYRRNLAKGQTGLSVAFDLPTQTGYDPDHVLARGEVGRVGVPVSHLGDMRRLFQDIPLEQMNTSMTINATAMWLLALYEVVAEEQGADIGKLSGTTQNDIVKEYLSRGTHVFPPGPSLRLTTDMIAYTVAHIPKWNPINICSYHLQEAGATPVQEIAYAMSTAIAVLDAVRDSGQVPSEKFGDVVARISFFVNAGVRFIEEMCKMRAFGRIWEQVTRERYGVENPKQRRFRYGVQVNSLGLTEAQPENNVQRIVLEMLAVTLSKDARARAVQLPAWNEALGLPRPWDQQWSLRIQQVLAHESDLLEYEDIFAGSHVVEAKVEELVQGSLAEMDRIAEMGGVMAAVESGYLKSQLVSSHAERRARIESGEEKIVGVNCYESTEPNPLTADLDTAIMTVDPDNEANVVRALHAWRDNRDEGRAQEALSELKKAAAGDTNLFAATLECARAGVTTGEWAWALRDVFGEFRAPTGVSGAPLAVTAEAGTPLAEVRAKVERTAADLGGGRLRLLVGKPGLDGHSNGAEQIAVRARDAGFEVVYQGIRLTPEQIVTAAVAEDVHCVGLSILSGSHAELVPDVLERMRRSGAPDIPVIVGGIIPAADAAALREAGVAAVFTPKDFGITEIIGRIVDEIRTANKLDPLEVPA; from the coding sequence ATGACCGAACGTCACAAGGATCGTCCGTGGCTGATGCGGACGTACGCCGGGCACTCCACCGCCGAGGCGTCCAACGCGCTCTACCGGCGCAACCTCGCCAAGGGCCAGACGGGCCTGTCGGTCGCCTTCGACCTGCCGACGCAGACCGGTTACGACCCGGACCACGTCCTCGCCCGCGGCGAGGTCGGCCGGGTCGGGGTCCCCGTCTCCCACCTCGGTGACATGCGGCGCCTGTTCCAGGACATCCCCCTGGAGCAGATGAACACCTCGATGACCATCAACGCCACGGCCATGTGGCTGCTGGCGCTGTACGAGGTCGTCGCCGAGGAGCAGGGCGCCGACATCGGCAAGCTGTCGGGCACCACGCAGAACGACATCGTCAAGGAGTACCTCTCGCGCGGGACGCACGTCTTCCCGCCGGGGCCGAGCCTGCGGCTGACCACCGACATGATCGCGTACACGGTGGCGCACATCCCCAAGTGGAACCCGATCAACATCTGCAGCTACCACTTGCAGGAGGCCGGGGCCACGCCGGTACAGGAGATCGCGTACGCGATGAGCACCGCGATCGCCGTGCTCGACGCGGTACGGGACTCGGGGCAGGTGCCGTCGGAGAAGTTCGGCGACGTGGTCGCGCGGATCTCGTTCTTCGTCAACGCCGGGGTCCGGTTCATCGAGGAGATGTGCAAGATGCGCGCCTTCGGCCGCATCTGGGAGCAGGTCACCCGGGAGCGGTACGGCGTCGAGAACCCCAAGCAGCGCCGCTTCCGGTACGGCGTCCAGGTCAACTCGCTCGGCCTGACCGAGGCGCAGCCGGAGAACAACGTCCAGCGGATCGTGCTGGAGATGCTGGCCGTCACCCTGTCCAAGGACGCCCGCGCCCGCGCCGTACAGCTCCCGGCCTGGAACGAGGCGCTGGGGCTGCCGCGGCCGTGGGACCAGCAGTGGTCGCTGCGCATCCAGCAGGTGCTGGCCCACGAGTCGGACCTGCTGGAATATGAGGACATCTTCGCCGGGTCGCACGTCGTCGAGGCCAAGGTCGAGGAGCTGGTACAGGGCAGCCTGGCGGAGATGGACCGGATCGCGGAGATGGGCGGGGTGATGGCGGCCGTCGAGTCCGGCTACCTGAAGTCGCAGCTGGTCTCCTCGCACGCGGAGCGGCGGGCCCGGATCGAGTCGGGCGAGGAGAAGATCGTCGGCGTCAACTGCTACGAGTCGACCGAGCCGAACCCGCTCACCGCCGACCTGGACACCGCCATCATGACCGTCGACCCGGACAACGAGGCGAACGTGGTGCGGGCGCTGCACGCCTGGCGGGACAACCGCGACGAGGGCCGCGCGCAGGAGGCGCTCTCGGAGCTGAAGAAGGCCGCGGCGGGCGACACCAACCTGTTCGCCGCGACCCTCGAATGCGCCCGCGCGGGGGTCACGACCGGCGAGTGGGCCTGGGCCCTGCGCGACGTCTTCGGCGAGTTCCGGGCTCCGACCGGCGTCTCCGGCGCGCCGCTCGCGGTCACCGCCGAGGCGGGCACCCCGCTCGCCGAGGTCCGCGCCAAGGTCGAGCGCACCGCCGCCGACCTGGGCGGCGGCCGGCTGCGCCTGCTGGTCGGCAAGCCCGGCCTGGACGGGCACAGCAACGGCGCCGAGCAGATCGCCGTACGGGCCAGGGACGCCGGCTTCGAGGTGGTCTACCAGGGCATCCGGCTGACCCCCGAGCAGATCGTCACGGCGGCCGTCGCCGAGGACGTGCACTGCGTGGGCCTGTCGATCCTGTCCGGCTCGCACGCCGAGCTGGTGCCGGACGTGCTGGAGCGGATGCGCCGCAGCGGCGCTCCGGACATTCCCGTCATCGTGGGCGGCATCATCCCCGCCGCCGACGCGGCGGCCCTCCGGGAAGCCGGAGTGGCGGCCGTCTTCACCCCGAAGGATTTCGGTATCACGGAGATCATCGGCCGTATCGTCGACGAGATCCGTACCGCGAACAAGCTCGACCCTCTGGAGGTCCCCGCATGA
- a CDS encoding HpcH/HpaI aldolase/citrate lyase family protein — protein sequence MTRPSPATAPSEGNRLRPRRSCLAVPGSNPRFLEKAQGLPADQVFLDLEDACAPLAKPGARHNIVDALNTGDWTGKTRVVRVNDWTTEWTYRDVITVVEGAGQNLDCIMLPKVQDAQQVVALDLLLSQIEKTMGFEVGRIGIEAQIENAKGLVNVDDIAAASPRLETIIFGPADFMASINMKSLVVGEQPPGYGADAYHYILMRILMAARAHDLQAIDGPYLQIKNVEGYKEVAGRAAALGFDGKWVLHPGQVEAANEVFSPTQEDYDHAELILDAYAWHTSEAGGKKGSAMLGDEMIDEASRKMALVIAGKGRAAGMTRTSKFEAPEA from the coding sequence ATGACCCGCCCGTCCCCCGCCACCGCCCCTTCCGAAGGCAACCGCCTGCGCCCGCGCCGCTCCTGCCTCGCCGTGCCCGGCAGCAACCCGCGCTTCCTGGAGAAGGCCCAGGGCCTGCCCGCCGACCAGGTCTTCCTGGACCTGGAGGACGCCTGCGCGCCGCTGGCGAAGCCGGGCGCGCGGCACAACATCGTCGACGCGCTGAACACCGGCGACTGGACCGGCAAGACGCGCGTCGTGCGGGTCAACGACTGGACCACGGAGTGGACCTACCGGGACGTCATCACCGTCGTCGAGGGCGCGGGCCAGAACCTGGACTGCATCATGCTGCCGAAGGTGCAGGACGCCCAGCAGGTCGTCGCGCTGGACCTGCTGCTGAGCCAGATCGAGAAGACCATGGGCTTCGAGGTGGGCCGGATCGGCATCGAGGCGCAGATCGAGAACGCCAAGGGCCTGGTGAACGTGGACGACATCGCCGCCGCGTCGCCGCGCCTGGAGACCATCATCTTCGGCCCGGCCGACTTCATGGCCTCCATCAACATGAAGTCGCTGGTGGTGGGCGAGCAGCCGCCCGGGTACGGCGCCGACGCGTACCACTACATCCTCATGCGCATCCTGATGGCGGCGCGCGCCCACGATCTCCAGGCGATCGACGGGCCCTACCTCCAGATCAAGAACGTGGAGGGCTACAAGGAGGTCGCCGGGCGGGCCGCGGCGCTGGGCTTCGACGGCAAGTGGGTGCTGCACCCGGGCCAGGTCGAGGCCGCCAACGAGGTGTTCTCGCCCACGCAGGAGGACTACGACCACGCGGAGCTGATCCTGGACGCGTACGCGTGGCACACCTCCGAGGCCGGCGGGAAGAAGGGCTCCGCGATGCTCGGTGACGAGATGATCGACGAGGCCAGCCGCAAGATGGCGCTGGTCATCGCCGGAAAGGGCCGCGCCGCCGGCATGACCCGTACCTCGAAGTTCGAAGCCCCGGAGGCGTGA
- a CDS encoding MaoC family dehydratase yields the protein MQFGRTYEEFTVGDVYKHWPGKTVTEYDDHLFCLLTMNHHPLHMDSNYAERTTDFGKNVVVGNYIYSLLLGMSVPDVSGKAIANLEIESLKHVAPTFHGDTLYGETTVLDKTPSKSKSDRGIVYVETKGYKQDGTLVCVFRRKVMVPTATYVKERGGEQPGRPELREPARKEK from the coding sequence ATGCAGTTCGGCCGTACTTATGAGGAATTCACCGTCGGGGACGTCTACAAGCACTGGCCGGGAAAGACGGTCACGGAATACGACGACCACCTCTTCTGTCTGCTGACCATGAATCACCATCCGCTGCACATGGACAGCAACTATGCGGAGCGGACCACCGACTTCGGAAAGAATGTCGTCGTCGGGAACTACATCTACTCGCTGCTGCTGGGGATGTCGGTTCCGGATGTGTCGGGCAAGGCGATCGCGAATCTCGAAATCGAGTCGCTGAAGCATGTGGCGCCGACTTTCCACGGGGACACGCTGTACGGCGAGACGACGGTACTGGACAAGACGCCGTCGAAGTCCAAGAGCGACCGCGGGATCGTGTACGTGGAGACCAAGGGCTACAAGCAGGACGGCACCCTGGTGTGCGTCTTCCGGCGCAAGGTCATGGTGCCCACGGCCACCTACGTCAAGGAGCGCGGCGGGGAGCAGCCGGGCCGCCCGGAGCTGCGGGAACCGGCCCGTAAGGAGAAGTGA
- a CDS encoding acyl-CoA dehydrogenase family protein — protein sequence MSGRLAQTEGLTDIQREILSTVRDFVDKEILPVATELEHRDEYPTQIVEGLKELGVFGLMIPEEYGGLGESLLTYALTVEEIARGWMSVSGIINTHFIVAYMLKQHGTQEQKEYFLPKMAAGEIRGAFSMSEPALGSDVSAITSKGVADGGDYVLTGQKMWLTNGGSSTLVAVLCRTDEGHPEGTPPHKSMTTFLVEKEAGFGEVRPGLTIPGKIDKMGYKGVDTTELIMDGLRVPADRVLGGATGRGFYHMMDGVEVGRVNVAARGCGVAQRAFELGVSYAQQRHTFGKPIAQHQAIQFKLAEMATKVEAAHAMMVNAARKKDSGQRNDLEAGMAKYLASEYCKEVVEDAFRIHGGYGFSKEYEIERLYREAPMLLIGEGTAEIQKMIIGRRLLEEYRIQG from the coding sequence ATGAGCGGACGCCTCGCGCAGACCGAGGGCCTGACGGACATCCAGCGGGAAATCCTCTCGACGGTCCGTGACTTCGTCGACAAAGAGATCCTGCCGGTCGCCACCGAACTGGAGCACCGCGACGAGTACCCGACGCAGATAGTCGAGGGGCTGAAGGAACTCGGCGTCTTCGGGCTGATGATTCCGGAGGAGTACGGCGGGCTCGGCGAGTCGCTGCTGACGTACGCGCTGACGGTGGAGGAGATCGCCCGCGGCTGGATGAGCGTGTCGGGCATCATCAACACCCACTTCATCGTGGCGTACATGCTCAAGCAGCACGGCACGCAGGAGCAGAAGGAGTACTTCCTGCCGAAGATGGCGGCCGGGGAGATCCGGGGTGCCTTCTCGATGTCGGAGCCGGCGCTCGGTTCGGACGTCTCCGCCATCACGTCCAAGGGCGTGGCGGACGGCGGGGATTATGTACTGACCGGTCAGAAGATGTGGCTGACCAACGGCGGTTCGTCAACTCTGGTCGCGGTGCTGTGCCGTACGGACGAGGGCCATCCCGAGGGCACCCCGCCGCACAAGTCGATGACCACCTTCCTCGTCGAGAAGGAGGCCGGTTTCGGTGAGGTGCGGCCGGGCCTGACCATCCCCGGCAAGATCGACAAGATGGGCTACAAGGGGGTCGACACCACCGAGCTGATCATGGACGGGCTGCGCGTCCCCGCCGACCGGGTCCTCGGCGGCGCGACCGGACGTGGCTTCTATCACATGATGGACGGCGTCGAGGTCGGCCGGGTGAACGTGGCCGCGCGGGGCTGCGGTGTCGCGCAGCGCGCCTTCGAGCTGGGCGTTTCGTACGCACAGCAGCGGCACACCTTCGGCAAGCCGATCGCGCAGCACCAGGCGATTCAGTTCAAACTTGCCGAAATGGCGACAAAGGTGGAAGCCGCCCATGCGATGATGGTCAACGCCGCGCGCAAAAAGGACTCCGGGCAGCGAAACGACCTGGAAGCGGGCATGGCCAAGTACCTGGCCTCCGAGTACTGCAAGGAGGTGGTGGAGGACGCGTTCCGCATTCACGGCGGCTACGGCTTCTCCAAGGAGTACGAGATCGAGCGCCTCTACCGGGAGGCACCGATGCTCCTCATCGGTGAGGGAACCGCCGAGATCCAGAAAATGATCATCGGCCGGCGGCTACTGGAGGAGTACCGAATCCAGGGGTGA
- a CDS encoding phosphatidylserine decarboxylase, whose amino-acid sequence MPHSQSSAQRGRVRLARGASPWLLPTVATAAVSLARSRRSGRWAAAAVPATALAAGMLWFFRDPEREIAQGRVISPADGVVQSIMPWKDGRTRVAIFMSPLNVHVNRAPLAGTVTSVEHIPGGFVPAFNKESENNERVVWHFDTELGDIEMVQIAGAVARRIVPYVPQGTKVEQGERIGLIRFGSRVDVYLPAGVEAAVEVGQATTAGVTRLDRD is encoded by the coding sequence ATGCCCCACAGCCAATCCTCTGCACAACGCGGTCGCGTCCGCCTCGCGCGCGGAGCGTCGCCGTGGCTTCTGCCGACCGTCGCGACGGCAGCGGTCAGCCTGGCCCGTTCCCGTCGCTCGGGACGCTGGGCTGCCGCCGCCGTGCCCGCCACCGCCCTGGCGGCGGGCATGCTGTGGTTTTTCCGCGACCCTGAGCGCGAGATCGCTCAGGGCCGGGTCATCTCCCCGGCCGACGGCGTGGTGCAGAGCATCATGCCGTGGAAGGACGGACGCACTCGCGTCGCGATCTTCATGAGCCCGCTGAACGTCCACGTCAACCGCGCGCCGCTGGCCGGCACGGTGACGTCCGTGGAGCACATCCCCGGCGGGTTCGTCCCGGCGTTCAACAAGGAGAGCGAGAACAACGAGCGGGTCGTCTGGCACTTCGACACCGAGCTCGGCGACATCGAGATGGTGCAGATCGCCGGTGCCGTGGCCCGCCGCATCGTCCCGTACGTGCCCCAGGGCACCAAGGTGGAGCAGGGCGAGCGCATCGGCCTGATCCGCTTCGGGTCGCGCGTCGACGTCTACCTCCCGGCGGGTGTCGAGGCCGCGGTCGAGGTCGGCCAGGCCACCACCGCGGGGGTGACACGCCTTGACCGTGATTGA
- the pssA gene encoding CDP-diacylglycerol--serine O-phosphatidyltransferase, whose translation MTVIDSDTQPGWVADVDEEDVADDMPLSTRLSIADTLTLGNAICGFMAVYFTTTGVLIPHLTGHDDGGMARHSAAMAVILMLLASIFDLFDGLVARKLRASAMGAELDNLSDLISFGLAPAYFVVTWGMVAPDSHQRVSVVAAVVVLLAVVLRLARFSCVTLRDGIFQGMPSPFGALTVVAIVLLELPFVPTLLAIIGVAWLMVSRVEYPKPRGRLAVAMLSWIVLSMGMLAAWALDAPGGQTLLQTGCALQIVLGAMIPVFATARRVNTFRDNRREARSAQVQQIQ comes from the coding sequence TTGACCGTGATTGATTCCGACACACAGCCCGGCTGGGTCGCGGACGTCGACGAGGAGGACGTGGCCGACGACATGCCGCTGTCCACGCGGCTGTCGATCGCGGACACCCTCACCCTGGGCAACGCCATCTGCGGCTTCATGGCCGTCTACTTCACCACCACCGGCGTGCTGATCCCGCACCTGACGGGCCACGACGACGGCGGGATGGCACGGCACAGCGCCGCCATGGCGGTGATCCTGATGCTGCTGGCCTCCATCTTCGACCTGTTCGACGGGCTCGTCGCGCGCAAGCTGCGCGCCTCGGCGATGGGGGCCGAGCTCGACAACCTCTCCGACCTGATCAGCTTCGGGCTGGCGCCGGCGTACTTCGTCGTCACCTGGGGCATGGTCGCCCCGGACTCGCACCAGCGGGTCTCGGTGGTCGCGGCGGTGGTGGTGCTGCTGGCGGTGGTGCTGCGGCTGGCCCGGTTCTCCTGCGTGACGCTGCGCGACGGCATCTTCCAGGGCATGCCGAGCCCGTTCGGCGCCCTGACCGTCGTCGCGATCGTGCTGCTGGAGCTGCCCTTCGTACCGACGCTGCTGGCGATCATCGGCGTGGCCTGGCTGATGGTGAGCCGGGTCGAGTACCCGAAGCCGCGGGGACGGCTCGCGGTGGCGATGCTCAGCTGGATCGTGCTGAGCATGGGCATGCTGGCGGCCTGGGCGCTGGACGCCCCCGGCGGCCAGACCCTCCTGCAGACCGGCTGTGCCCTGCAGATCGTGCTGGGCGCGATGATCCCGGTCTTCGCGACGGCCCGCCGGGTCAACACCTTCCGCGACAACCGCCGCGAGGCGCGCAGCGCGCAGGTACAGCAGATCCAGTAG
- a CDS encoding glycerate kinase family protein, with amino-acid sequence MLVAADKFKGSLTAVEVAEHVTAGLRRAVPGLAVESVPVADGGDGTVAAALAAGFARHEVRVTGPVGDPVTATFALHEDGTAVVEMAEASGLQHLPEGRFAPLTATTYGTGELLRAALDAGAGRIVFGVGGSATTDGGAGMLAALGARFLDAAGDPLPPGGGPLRDLATADLTGLDPRLAGTDVVLASDVDNPLTGPKGAPAVYGPQKGASEQDVAALDAALSHYAKVLETAVGPRAAECALAPGAGAAGGIGYGALVGLGATFRPGIDVMLEVLGFGPALARATFVVTGEGSLDEQTLHGKAPAGVAAAARAAGLDVVAVCGRLALPPEALGRAGIRRAYPLTDLEPDPARCMAEAGPLLERAAEALARDFLR; translated from the coding sequence GTGCTGGTCGCCGCGGACAAATTCAAGGGTTCGCTCACCGCCGTCGAGGTCGCCGAGCACGTCACGGCCGGGCTCCGCCGGGCGGTACCCGGCCTGGCGGTGGAGTCCGTCCCGGTCGCGGACGGCGGCGACGGCACGGTCGCGGCCGCCCTGGCGGCGGGCTTCGCACGGCACGAGGTCCGGGTCACCGGCCCCGTCGGCGACCCGGTGACGGCCACCTTCGCGCTCCACGAGGACGGCACGGCGGTGGTCGAGATGGCGGAGGCGTCCGGCCTCCAGCACCTGCCCGAGGGGCGCTTCGCACCGCTCACGGCCACCACGTACGGCACCGGCGAGCTGCTGCGCGCGGCGCTGGACGCGGGCGCCGGCCGGATCGTCTTCGGCGTCGGCGGCAGCGCCACGACCGACGGCGGCGCGGGCATGCTCGCAGCCCTCGGCGCCCGCTTCCTGGACGCCGCGGGCGACCCGCTCCCACCGGGCGGCGGCCCGCTGCGCGATCTGGCCACCGCCGATCTGACGGGTCTGGATCCCCGGCTCGCCGGTACGGACGTGGTCCTCGCCAGTGACGTGGACAACCCGCTCACCGGGCCGAAGGGCGCGCCCGCCGTCTACGGGCCGCAGAAGGGCGCGAGCGAGCAGGACGTCGCGGCGCTGGACGCGGCCCTCTCCCATTACGCCAAGGTGCTGGAGACCGCGGTGGGGCCGCGCGCCGCGGAATGCGCCCTCGCGCCCGGCGCGGGCGCGGCGGGCGGCATCGGCTACGGCGCCCTGGTCGGCCTGGGCGCCACCTTCCGTCCTGGCATCGACGTGATGCTGGAGGTGCTGGGCTTCGGCCCGGCCCTGGCCCGCGCCACCTTCGTCGTCACCGGGGAGGGTTCGCTGGACGAGCAGACCCTGCACGGCAAGGCCCCGGCCGGCGTCGCGGCGGCGGCCCGTGCCGCGGGCCTGGACGTGGTGGCGGTCTGCGGGCGCCTGGCCCTGCCGCCCGAGGCGCTGGGCCGGGCCGGCATCCGCCGCGCCTACCCGCTGACCGACCTGGAGCCGGACCCGGCGCGCTGCATGGCCGAGGCGGGGCCGCTCCTGGAGCGCGCCGCGGAGGCCCTGGCCCGGGATTTCCTGCGGTGA